Within the Acidimicrobiia bacterium genome, the region TCCATCGCCCGCACCTACAGCGACCCATCGGCCGATACGAAAATCGTGTGGGCGGGCGGGGCGAGGGCGCCGACGTCTTCGGCTACCTTGTTCTGTAGCCAGTCGGTGGCGTTTATGGCGAACAGGACGATGGCGGCCAGGATGATCACTCCGATCACGGCCGACACGGTCCGCTTCACCAGCCACGACCACAAGATCATTCCGATGGCGATCAACACCGCCGCCCCGATCGCCAGGTTGGTCAAGTTCCCGACCACGGTTTCTGCTGTCTGGATCATTCGAGTCCGCCTCTCAGTTGGTTTCCGACGATGCGACAGGTGGTGCCGACAAGAGCTCCGATACCTCCCAGCGGCCGTCCCGCTGTTCGACAACGAGGGCGTACTCGAGAATCTGAGCCCGGCCGGCGATGTCAGTCGCTCGGACAACCACCGCCACCTCGGTCCGACCGCCTGACGTTTCGGCCATCCCTGCCTGGAGGATCTCGACACTCGAGAACGGCGTCGGCCGGACCGGGACTATGGGCGAAGACGGGGAGGTGTACCGGGTGAGCTCGCCGTCCCCCGCCAGATAGGCAGCCAGGAAGCGCGACAGCATCTCCTCCAGCCCGGGTGTCGCATCGAGTCCGTCCACGTGATCGATCAGCAGGTCCGGGGCAGTGGCCCCGCCGGGTGCCGGCATGAGGGTCGGCAGGCCGGTGATGGCCCATCCAGTTGTCGTCTCGGCCACTCCAACCGAGTAGAAGCGGGTGCCTGCCGGAATCCATTTGGGCTGACCGTCGGCGTCGCTTTCGGCGGCGACAACCTCCGCAGCCACCGCCACCGCGTAGTAGCCAGGGGCGACCTCCGAGGCGCCAAGGCTTGTCGTCCTCGTCGCCGACCACGATCCGCTCTCGACTTCATCCAACGAGACGTTGTTCAGGAAGGGACCGAGCGAATCGGTCGATCCCTCGCCGGCACTGAGATAGGTGGCGATGAACAGCTCCGCGAAACCCTCGGCTCCAGCCGTCTCGGGGGGTATCTCGACCCTGGCCTCGATGTTGACGAGGTCGAGTCGTTCGCTGAGTGACGACAGCTGTGTTGCCACTAGAAAAGCGGTGACCGGACCTGAGATCACCAGGAACCACAGGACGAGGTGCATGGCCCGGACGGTCAGCACCGGATTCCATCCCCGGCGAGCGGACGGTCGACTGGCGATCGCCTCCTGATGGTCCTCGGAGGTCATCGGATCCCCCTTGACTGATCCATGACGCCACAGCGTCGAAGTTGCTGTGAAGCCATCTGACGGCGCAATGCCTCAACTCGGGCGTACTCGGCTCTCCAGTAGCCGTCCTCGAAGAAGCCCACCACCCGGCCGGCAAGTTCGCGGGACGGCAACGTTCCGCCAGTACTCAGGAGGTCGTCGAGCAGATCACACCAGATGTCCCAACCGGCCCGGATCTGGCTGTCCAGCTCGACGTCGGTCAGCGTGCGGGCGTCACCGTCTGACTGGGTGACCTTGAGACCGAGCTTTCGGTCCCTGGGTTGCTGTGAGAAAGCTTGCATATTTCCTCCACTCGGTCAGTGATCGGGGTCGGTCGTCATGGCCGATCGCAGGCATAAGGGGCGGGCGGGGGAGCGGGACGCGACAGGCTCTCGAACTCCATGTGGTCACCGAGCCAGGGTCAGGCCTTGGCGAACACGACGCTCGGCCCGCAGCCTTCGCTGTCGCAGCGTCTGGGGATCCACGTCCTCGGCGGCAGCCAGCTCATCGACCGAGACCCCAGCAACCCGGGTCATCACCACCAGGCGAGCCTCCCCCTCCCGAACCCGCCCTCGTTCACGAACCCACTCGACGAGTTGCTCAACCTCCTTCTCCTCGGACGGGCCGTCGGTGCACTGGTCGCGGACTTCGAGGTGCCTGTAGTCGTCGACGAACACGACAGGTTCCGATCTAGCACGAACTGCTGAGCGCAGGACTCGACGCCTCGTGTTCGTATAGATCCGGAAGCTCGGTGGTGTTCCTGCCGGCTCGGTGGCACACCAGGAGATGACGTCCAAGGCCGTGGCTACGACCCGGGCGGCTCGTTCCTCTGTATCCCACCCGCGGATCCCGTTGATAAGGCTTTTCAACCCCGGGAGCACAACTTGGAGCGCGACTCGGCTGGCCAGTCCGTCGCCGGTGGCTCGCTCGAGCAGAGCAGCGAGAACCTGATCCCGCTCCGCCCAACTCGACACATCGCACCTCTGCGCAGTGGAAACAAGACGGTCACCGTCATCGAATGCGAGTCGGTCGTCATCGGCTGACCAACTGGCCAGTCGATCTCGCAACCAGCGCGACTCGGACAGGATCCGCCACTCCGCATCAAGGCGACGAATCAGCTCAGTGTCGGCCGCCCGTGCTGGGGCTCTCGACCCCATTGGCCGCTCCTCTCGTGCATGTCACGAGGTGGAGCGTGCGCCGCAACCCTGTCAGCAGAGTGTTAGCAACCCTGTCAGCAGAGTGTTAGCAACCCTGTCATCTGAGTGTTCACCGGCTCGGCAGGATCTGGTGCAGCTTGTTTCTCTTGTTCGGATCGCCGCACGGCAAACGCGGCCGGAACCCAGCTCCGTCTAGGCTGAACGGCATGTATGCAGCTGGTCCGATGGGGGCAGGACAGCCACCCTATGCCCTGGCATTGGCCGATGTCGCGAAGCGTGGCCGTCTCGTGGTCTACACGGGCGCTGGACTTAGTCGGGGTCATCCAACGGATATCCCGGCTGGCGCCGAGGTGGCCCGTCGTTGCCATGAGCGGCTGGTCGATCTGCTCGGAGCCGATGCGCTGGATGGCGCAGACTCTTCGAACCTGACGTCAGTCGCAGACGTCGTGGCGGCTCTTGATGGTGGCCTCGATCTACTACGACGGACGGCTGTCGGCGTGGCTGAGTTCACAACGGCCGATCCCAACTTCGGTCACGAAGCCCTTGCGCTGCTCCTTCTCGAAGGTCTTGTCTCGACTATCACTACCAATTGGGATGACTGTATAGAACGTGCCGGGGGCGCTGAGCGCGTGCTGGCCGTCATCTCGGACCAGGATCGTCAACAGATTCACGCGCCTGCCCTTCTGAAGGTTCACGGCTGCGCAACCCGGCCTGATACGGTTCTTCTGACCAGTAAGGACCTGACGAACCCCCCGGTGTGGGTCCGAGATGAGATAAATGCCCGTCTTGCTGACTCACATGTGGTTTTTGTTGGCATCGGGGATGTTGCGGGGTACGTTCGGTCACGGATCGAAGAGGCTGCCGAGGCCGTTGGCGCGGGTGGCGCTATATATGTCGTATCGCCGAGTGTTGACAACAATTGGGATGAGAGCCAGTGGGCTGAGGTCCTGCCGGATCATCCGGCAGAACGCCGGTTTGGGCTGACTGCTGATGAGTTCCTTGATGGGTTGGCAGCGGCGTGTGTTCGGCTGCTTCTTCGAGAGATAGCTGAGGCAATCGAGGAGCAGAGTGAGGCCCTGGCCGCATTCAACAGGGCGCGCGGTGCTTTCGAAGTTGTCACTCCTTTGGACGCCCTCCGATGGCTCCGGGCCTGTGCAGTTCCGAGGCAACCGGGTCACTCGGTACTTCGTCAACAGTCCTTCACGTCGGCGCTTATCGCATTGGGTGTGCTTGGCCCCGATGATGTCGAGTTGCACCCACTCGGTCGTGCGATCACGAACGGCTCGGTGTACGAGGTTCTCGTCGGTGTTGGGAATATCACAGCTTCGAGATGTCGCCGTGAGGCGGAATCTCGCCTAATCAAATACCGGTCGGAGGGCGGCGATACCGCAACGAGCCCGACCTTTCTCGTTGCTGGAGCTGTGGGTCGGTTCACTAGTCCTGGAGGGCTGGAGCAGTCTGTGCTCGGTGACTCGGACCCCAGAGATTTGGTATCGGGGCCGCTGACGGTCTCGCCAACCCTCATTCGCGCAGAGGACCTGGCTGCATGATGGCCGAACCCACATTCCGAGCCGATCCGGATCTTGCGGCAATAGCGAGAGAGGTTCTATCCACCGAAGGCTTTGCCCACGAATCGATTGGCGAGGCAGCAGCCGGAATCCTTCTCGCGGAGAATCGTTACTTCATCATCGCTCTTGCGGCTACGCCCACCATCAGCGACCTCTTGATCGCTGAGCCCATTGTCGAGCGAACCGTGAGTGAACGCATCGAGGCCGCCAACGTGGGTCCGAAGCTGTGGGATGCCTACGTTGTGCTGCTCACTCAGGAACGCCCGTCAGAAGAAGGGTCAGCGTCCCGGCCGCTCTTTGGCATCAACTATGACACTCGTGGGTTCAGGCGGATCGCTCGGGCGGGGGTCGAGCCCACAATCCGCGGTGTTCGGAATGCCCTCACCCCATTTGTCCAACCAGTGCGACTGGAGGACGCCGGTCTTATGGACGATCCTTTCGATTCCCTGGCCACCGCCCTCGTTAAGCATGGGATTGAGCCGGAGCTAGCTTCACGTTCCGTAGAGATCTTCCAGCAGGGCGGAAGGATCGATGATGCGCTCTGACGTTCGTCTGGTGGGACTTGCTGTCGAATCGTTCCGCGGATTCCGCGATCGTCGGGAGTTTGACCTCGACGCATCGACAGTTGTCATCACCGGTCCGAACGGAACCGGAAAGACGAGCTTCTTCGACGCAATGCAGTGGGTATTACTCGGGTCGATTGAGCGCTTGGAGGGCCTCCGGGCCCGAAAGAACGTCGAACACGTCGTAAGCAGATACCGACCGGGTGGCCGAGCGCGAGTAGAACTCACGCTCGTCTTCGAGGGTAGAGAAATCACCGTTGCCCGCACAGGGGACTATCGAGACAGCACGCTGGAAGTGCGAGGCGCCAACACAAAACCGCTGTTTGGCGATGCCGCACGGGATTGGCTGGGAGAGTGCCTCGTTCCGACCGAGCCCTACTCTCTTGCAATGGCCCTGACCACGTGTGGCCTTCTTCAGCAGGACGTCATGAGATCAGTGCTAGAAGCCAAACCAGCAGACCGATACGCACACATAACCACGGTCCTCGGGCTCCTAGGGCTTGAGGATTACGAGGACGCCGTCCGAGTCACGGCCAAAGAGGCCAACGATCAGAATGGGAACGCGCAGCACGATGTTGAAAGGGCTCGGGGCGCGGTCGAGACGGCATCCGCCATCCTCGAAACGCTCGAACAGCGCGCACTCCAACGTATCTCCGTGACTGTGGCTCGCTCCGAGATTGACCGCCAAGTGGCAGAGATGCCTGACTCAGTGAGCGTGACTCTTCCCAGCGCTTTGGACCTCGAGGCCGTATCCGAGCTAGCCCGCAGGTGTCACGAGCTAGTCGACCGATTCACAGGGTTCGTGCTCGCCGGGACGGAGATCGAGAGCGACCGGAACAACCTCCAGCCGGCGGTCGGAGACGACCAGATCCGCGAGCTTCAAAGCGGCGTTGATGCCGCCAGTGCTGCTCTGGAGACGGAATTGGCCGAACAGGAAAAGGCGCTCTCGCTTCTCACGGCTGCCGAGCAGTCGAGCGAGGAGATCTTGCGCCTCGCCGCAGCAGCACTCCCACAGCTGACTTCGCATTGTCCCGTTTGCGGCCAGTCGATCGACCCTGATTCTGTGGCAGAGCGGCTCCGAAGCATCGCAGGAGACAGTTCGACGCTCATAGAACTGCGCGCATCGGTCGAGAGCAGGTCTGCTCAGGTCGATGCAATGACGGTCGAGCGGGACAAACGCCAGTCCGAACTCGACAAGGCACAAGAGATCAACCGACAATGGGAGATGCTGCGTCGGCGGCATGTCCGGCTCGCCGATGAGCTGAACGAGAGCGAACTCGTCCAGGGTGTCCCCATAGCTGTAAGCCTTCTGACGCTCGAGTCGGTGGTCCTTGATGGTCCCGCGGTCACAGATTCGCTAGCTCGACTTGGTTCAGCTCTCGAACGCTACGCAGAAATCGCCCAGGAATCCCAGTCGGCAGGTGAGATCGATCGTGCAAGAGCAGAGCTGGCTAGCGCAAATCAGGCACTTGATGAGAGGACCACACACGGGGCTCGCCTTGCGACGCGCGCGGCAAGGCTGAAGCAACTGGCAGACGCCACGGCGAAGGCGCGCGTCGACGTTACCAAAGCGAGGTTTGAGGCGATCGAGCCTTTGGTTTCGGATATCTACAGCCGGCTCGATCCGCACCCAGCGTTCAAGATGATCGGGTTTGAACATGACACGTACTACGGAAAAGGGACCTCTAGCCCCGTGGTGCGTGATCTTGTGGCCGGAGTTGACGCCGATCCTCTGATCGTTTTCTCTGCGTCGCAGGCCAACATTGCCGCTCTGTCGTACTTCCTGGCGATGAGCTTGGGCGCAGGCGAACGCGCCCTGCCGTTCGTGCTCTTGGATGACCCGCTCCAGTCAATGGACGATGTAAATGTGCTCGGATTCGCCGATCTATGCCGATTCGTCCGTTCGGAACGTCAGCTCATGATCTCGACGCACGACCGGCGATTCGCAAACCTGCTCCGCAGAAAGCTGACTCCCCGCACATCGCAGGATCGCACGATCGTCTACGAGTTCGGTGGCTGGGACCGCAGTGGCCCTTCAGTGACCATTGAGTCGCTTGAGGATGAGCTACAGGATTCGCCGCTGCGTTTGCTGGCGTCATCCGCATAGGTCTGTGACCACGGCCGGCCATTCGCGATTCCCGCGCTCCGCGATCGATGTCGTGTTAAACGGCCTCTGAACAGGCAGTACGCGGGTTTCCCCTGGTAGTGGCAACCCCTAAGTTCGGGATCATAACCCGGTGGTCACACGTTCGGCCTTCGCTCCCGGCGGCGAGCAGTGGGGAACGATCCTCTTCCGCTCTAGTGGTCTGTCTGCTATTTGATGACCGGGGTAGGCAGTGCCACGAACCCTGCCACAGCGGGGATCGTCCGGCAGGAGACCAAGTCACCAAATCCGCGACGGACCACTAGCGCCGTCGACGGCACGGACCGAATCGCCGTTTGCGGGGGCCGGGGCGGAGTCCACCGACAATATCGCATATCCGTGCGATGAGGTTTCATGAGCATCGCTCGGCGCCCGGCGCCCGGCCGCTTTAACGTCGTGCTGTCGGAACAAGGCTCGGCGGCTTGCCGAATGTGGCGACCGAGGGACACCACTACCTGCGACTGCGACGCTCGGAGCCTCCCCAGAATGCTGCGCTTGCTGCGATCGAGACGCCAACGCCAAACAGCAGGGTTCCGATCTGAAGGCGCCATCGAGCCGCGTTCTCCTCTCCCTGATCCAGTAGCTCGAAACGAGGCGGCAGTGAGAAGCCACCCGTGCTTTCCCACTTGAGAGTCACGGTCGAGGCCAACGGCGGATCAGCGCTGACCACCCGCGCTCCTACAGCAAGCGAACCGTCTTCCGTGTAGGGCTCATAGTCAGCGATGAGCGAAACAGGCAAGGGGCGGACGTCTACGTCGGACAGCGAGTCGCCGCCAACTGCGACCACGATCGGGCCGGCTCCAACAAGCCTGCCGTTGTGCTCTTCGACCCAAGAGGCGGCGACGGCTGTCTCAATCTGAAGTCGAACTGCGTACCGCTTCTGCTCGAGTTTGAAGGAGCACTCGGGTCCAGCCATGAGCAACTGTCCGACTTCAGCCGCGCTTCTCGACTCAGTCACGGTCGGTTCCGAGCCTTCGATCATGAAGTAGGAAGCTGCAACTCTCTCCCCGATGAGCACCTGTGCCTCGTCTAAGGCGAAGTCTGACTCCCGGCATTCGTAGTCGGACATGGCGATCGCTAGATCTGGCTCCGCCGCCTCAAGGTCAAGTCGGAGTGGCGCATCCGGCCCGGATCGGTAATACGCCCCACTCAGGACCTGCGCTACGTCAAACACGAGCAGCCCCACTTGAGCAGAGGGACCAGAGGCAGCCAACGTTGAGCCCTCTGGAAACGAGGCGGTGACAATTAGGCGAGTACCGCCTGGATCCCAGTCGGGATGTGGAGTGTGCACGGATCGGTGTGACACTCGGGCGCCGGCGAGGTCTCTCAGAACCGAAAGGTTGCCAGGCAACTCCTCGATGGTTGGCGACACGGGCATCGATGGGTCGTGCATAGGCGCAAAAGAAACCGAAACCTCTGCATCAGAGGCGGCGACTCTTGGGTCATCGCTCACCACGGCCACGAGCAGGATCGGGCGGTCTGATTCGCCCAAGAGCACACTCTGCGGGAGAGCACTCACGGCTACAAGAGCGGACCCAAGGGTGAGCAGGGTGCCCGCGAGCACCCAATACCAGCGAATTCGGTTGGGGCTACGTGACGTCCTCGGAGGCGTGTGGCCCCCAGGCACATGCGGATGGTGTGACCGATTGCTTTCCAACCCCCGATGGTTCAGGTATCGAGAGATGGCAGCGACCAGAATCACAGCGCATGCTGCCACGGTGACTTCCAGCCGAGGTCGTCTAAACCGCATTCTGATCAGCCCCTCTTACTCCACCCACCTGTCCCTTCACCTCGGTCAGTGCTTCATCGACACGCAGCTGGCGGCGGAGCATGTTGAGCCGATTCTCTTTCAAACCGAGGAGCTCACCAGATCGGAGACCGGTGTATGCGGCGGTGAGTACCAGCGCCCGGTACCGGGGGTCGATGGCGTCAGCCAGCTTCTCGATCTCATCGGGCGAGAGGAACCGCATCTCCTCCCGGATGTCCTTCGGCAGCTTGATTCCTCGGCACGGCGAGTGTGCGATCAGATCTGAGGACACTGCCGCATCGAAAACGGCGCTCAGCAGTTGATTCGCTTGGTCAACTACCAGTGTGGTATTCCTCTCCTTCGACCAACGATACAAGTCCACCATCGACGACCTCTGCGACGGTGTGTTCGGTTCTCGCCACGCCGATTTCGTATCGAACTAGCAGGTCCACCAGCTCGTCGCCAGTCACGATGGCGATGTGGGTAGCGCCTGGTCGCTCTGCTTCGGTAGTCGCTCCCTTGCTGAACCCGCTCGCAGTGATGAGCATCCCGTGCTCCTCCGCGCCGAGGCTCCCGCGTAATTGCTGCACTGCAGGAGCCTGCACGTTGGCCTTCCAGCGTTTGGCTTGCACAGCCATCCGGATCGGGAGCACACCGTCGATGATCAGATTGCCTCGAACGTCGATCCCCCCATCGTTGGAGAGTGGTGTCACTTCGACAGAGTCGAAGCCCATCTCGGCGAGCAGAAGGCCGATCAGCTCTTCGAAGCCTTTCGGGCTCAGATTGAGTAGCTCAGTGCGAAGCTGTCTCCGGACCACCTTGTTGTGCTCGGCGACTGTGCGGGCTACACCCTTCGGCGTCCACTTCCAGAGGCCGACCATGCCCTTGCCATGCTTGACGAAGCGTGGGTCATCACTCCTCTGAGTCCTGCGCTTGATCTCGGTGAGGATCTGCGCATACATCGTCGCTTCGGGAGTCGCCCCCTTTGTTACGAGGATTCCTTCGCTGAGCGCCCGGTCGGTGATCTCCCGATAATGCATGGGCTTGCGGTCGGCGAAGATATCCAAGATGTACTCCGCCGAGTCGGTGAAGGACATTGTGGTGTTCCCGCCCGGAGTCCCAACATTGTCTGGAGACTCGCTGCCGGCCGTGACGTATTGGGTCAGGTGGAACACGCCAGGCGTCACCCGCGTGAACTGTGATGTCACGCCTTTGTTCTTGATATCCGTCGCTATCCGGGCGTTGACTGTGGCTTCAGGGGTCTTGCCCTTCGTGGACCAGAGTCCTCGGTTAAGGAGCTCATTGGTGATGTCGCGGTAGTGAAGTGGACCGGTCTCCTTGAGGATGTGCGCAACGCTGTCGAGTAAGGGCAACTGGAACTCCTGTTTACCTACGACACAAGTTAGCAATCAGTCGCTACGGGCCTGGGAGCGCTTTCTGTCCTGGATGGTGACCTGACACAAATCCGACACAGACGAGCGCGAAACAGTGCTAAACGGCGAAGCCGAGCGAAGCGCGAAATCCCTGTTCAGAATACGTTTCTGGCTAAACTCCCAGGTCAGCGAAACCCCCTGATATGCCTGAACACGGCAGAGGTCACTGGTTCGATCCCAGTAGCGCCCACCACACGAAACTGCCTGTCAGACATGGAAAACCCCAGGCCAGAGGCTAAATCCGACCGACCGAACCCTCCGCCAGTTCGTCGCCTCCGACAGCGTGAAGTCGCTTCAGATAGTGCGGTTCCGCGGACACTCCGCGGACACCCGGGACGAGTCAGAATGGGTCGGGACGCGTACAAACGCGGCGAGAGTGCCGCGGGTGGAAATCGCCGGGCTCGACGTGAGGTGTGGATGCCGCACACAGCGGCAGATTGGTCCACGCCGCCAACCTACCGGATAGAAGCATCGCTGTTTCAGAATCTGGGCTTGTCCCAGTCCTAGCGTTTACTCGGAGACGGTGGGGTAGGTTCCCAGAAGAT harbors:
- a CDS encoding conjugal transfer protein, translating into MTSEDHQEAIASRPSARRGWNPVLTVRAMHLVLWFLVISGPVTAFLVATQLSSLSERLDLVNIEARVEIPPETAGAEGFAELFIATYLSAGEGSTDSLGPFLNNVSLDEVESGSWSATRTTSLGASEVAPGYYAVAVAAEVVAAESDADGQPKWIPAGTRFYSVGVAETTTGWAITGLPTLMPAPGGATAPDLLIDHVDGLDATPGLEEMLSRFLAAYLAGDGELTRYTSPSSPIVPVRPTPFSSVEILQAGMAETSGGRTEVAVVVRATDIAGRAQILEYALVVEQRDGRWEVSELLSAPPVASSETN
- a CDS encoding SIR2 family protein, with protein sequence MYAAGPMGAGQPPYALALADVAKRGRLVVYTGAGLSRGHPTDIPAGAEVARRCHERLVDLLGADALDGADSSNLTSVADVVAALDGGLDLLRRTAVGVAEFTTADPNFGHEALALLLLEGLVSTITTNWDDCIERAGGAERVLAVISDQDRQQIHAPALLKVHGCATRPDTVLLTSKDLTNPPVWVRDEINARLADSHVVFVGIGDVAGYVRSRIEEAAEAVGAGGAIYVVSPSVDNNWDESQWAEVLPDHPAERRFGLTADEFLDGLAAACVRLLLREIAEAIEEQSEALAAFNRARGAFEVVTPLDALRWLRACAVPRQPGHSVLRQQSFTSALIALGVLGPDDVELHPLGRAITNGSVYEVLVGVGNITASRCRREAESRLIKYRSEGGDTATSPTFLVAGAVGRFTSPGGLEQSVLGDSDPRDLVSGPLTVSPTLIRAEDLAA
- a CDS encoding AAA family ATPase, coding for MMRSDVRLVGLAVESFRGFRDRREFDLDASTVVITGPNGTGKTSFFDAMQWVLLGSIERLEGLRARKNVEHVVSRYRPGGRARVELTLVFEGREITVARTGDYRDSTLEVRGANTKPLFGDAARDWLGECLVPTEPYSLAMALTTCGLLQQDVMRSVLEAKPADRYAHITTVLGLLGLEDYEDAVRVTAKEANDQNGNAQHDVERARGAVETASAILETLEQRALQRISVTVARSEIDRQVAEMPDSVSVTLPSALDLEAVSELARRCHELVDRFTGFVLAGTEIESDRNNLQPAVGDDQIRELQSGVDAASAALETELAEQEKALSLLTAAEQSSEEILRLAAAALPQLTSHCPVCGQSIDPDSVAERLRSIAGDSSTLIELRASVESRSAQVDAMTVERDKRQSELDKAQEINRQWEMLRRRHVRLADELNESELVQGVPIAVSLLTLESVVLDGPAVTDSLARLGSALERYAEIAQESQSAGEIDRARAELASANQALDERTTHGARLATRAARLKQLADATAKARVDVTKARFEAIEPLVSDIYSRLDPHPAFKMIGFEHDTYYGKGTSSPVVRDLVAGVDADPLIVFSASQANIAALSYFLAMSLGAGERALPFVLLDDPLQSMDDVNVLGFADLCRFVRSERQLMISTHDRRFANLLRRKLTPRTSQDRTIVYEFGGWDRSGPSVTIESLEDELQDSPLRLLASSA
- a CDS encoding tyrosine-type recombinase/integrase, coding for MSSDLIAHSPCRGIKLPKDIREEMRFLSPDEIEKLADAIDPRYRALVLTAAYTGLRSGELLGLKENRLNMLRRQLRVDEALTEVKGQVGGVRGADQNAV
- a CDS encoding HTH domain-containing protein; the protein is MPLLDSVAHILKETGPLHYRDITNELLNRGLWSTKGKTPEATVNARIATDIKNKGVTSQFTRVTPGVFHLTQYVTAGSESPDNVGTPGGNTTMSFTDSAEYILDIFADRKPMHYREITDRALSEGILVTKGATPEATMYAQILTEIKRRTQRSDDPRFVKHGKGMVGLWKWTPKGVARTVAEHNKVVRRQLRTELLNLSPKGFEELIGLLLAEMGFDSVEVTPLSNDGGIDVRGNLIIDGVLPIRMAVQAKRWKANVQAPAVQQLRGSLGAEEHGMLITASGFSKGATTEAERPGATHIAIVTGDELVDLLVRYEIGVARTEHTVAEVVDGGLVSLVEGEEYHTGS